The following DNA comes from Neovison vison isolate M4711 chromosome 13, ASM_NN_V1, whole genome shotgun sequence.
tacagatggagtgaaaagaagggccatctgtaccccaatgtttatagcagcaaggccacggtcgccaaactgtggaaagaaccaagatacccttcaacagatgaatggataaggaaaatgtggtccatattcactatggagcattatgcctccatcagaaaggatgaatacccaacttttgtagccacatggatgggactggaagagattatgctgagtgaaataagtcaagcgagagagtcaattatcatatggtttcacttatttgtggagcataacaaatagcatggaggacatggggagttagagaggagaagggagttggggtaaattggaaggggaggtgaaccatgagagactatggactctgaaaatcaatctgaagtgtttgaaggggcgggggtgtgggaggttgggggaaccaggtggtgggtattagagagggcacggattgcatggagcactaggtgtggtgcaaaaataatgaatactgttatgctgaaaataaatttaaaaagcttgggaaaaaaagaagaaaaacataagaccaatgattttaaaaatctcttctgttTGCACTGATTTCAAATTCCCCACTCTTCAAAAGGGAAATCATAATGGAAACTGACAATTTGATTAATTCAGTCATTAAATGGCTTCTGCCATCTTGGATATCAGTCACGCAAGACAGTTCCTTACCTGTTACCAACCATCTTGTCATTACAGTGGAAGACTCCAGGAAAATGCAGTAGATTTAACTTTAAAGTGACCAACAGAATATAGTTTCAGATTTCTCTGTTGCAACATCACTTAAGAATTTATTCACAAACATAGTTTCAGAATTTGAGTCATGGGCAAAACTTCCATTTATTGCACTAATCTTCACAGAGGATGATTCTTTTATGGAATGTAATCTCTGTAATAGAAAGTCTCCtgaggtattatgttaagtgaagtaagtcaagcagagaaagacaattattatattgtttcactcatatttggaacataaacaatagcacagaggaccataggggaagggagggaaatccaaagagggagaaatcagagagggagatgaaccatgagagactatggacaccaGGAAACAATCTTGAgtgtttcagaggggaggagggtgtggggagggtgTAACAgagtgatgggtattgaggagggcacatgctgtgatgacACTGGGCGTTATACTAACTAATGaatactgaacactacatcaaaaacttatgatgtactatatgctggctacctgaacataataaaaaatgccaaaaatttttaattaattaaataattttttaaaaaaggaaacctcCTGAAATATATTCAGTATTTCCCCTGAATTCTCTGTTTAGCTATGAAACAGAACTAATCTACTAGGAGCTAATCTTCTAAAACCTGGATGAACCCCAAAGACTGAAAGAGGATGCACTCCAAGGGAAACGTGAGGAAGCTACTGAAACCACTTGGGGCGAGACACTGAGTTTTAGAGGAATCCCTGAGAGGGACTAATCCTTGCAATTAAACACTGCTTTGCATGTTAAAATGTCTCAGTAAACTCCTTGAAAACAAGCTTCTGAAGCCTCCAGAAATTAAGGAAGTCCAGTGAACCACATATAATGCCCTCACCTGGAGTTTTCATCATCAAAACCAATGAGGAGATGATGCCTTTATGTTCAACTTTATGTGTCAATTCCTCTTTCCTAGCTGAGCCAGGAACCCCATCATTGTATGTAAGAGAAAGGACTAATTGTCCATATTATAACCACTGCTGTGATATACTACAGACTGCCTTTTACTAATTAGACATTGTTCCTCTGTAGTAGTATAGTGTGAACATTCCATATGTGAATACAGGACATTTGCATTCATTGGGTAAAAAAGTCATGTACCCTCTGGGaagcttatctgtaaaatgaacagAGTAAGTTATCTAAATCATTTTTCCccaattctatcattttttttaattactaaggACCATCTTTCTGAAAATAATCTCTTTCCAGGAATAATCAGGTGTTATATTCTTCTCTCAGGCTACCTGAGAAGACAGTATATCAAGTGAGGGACATGTGGAAGGAGATGATTTAATCAAACTACTATTCTTGGGGTGGCCACCCAAGAATGGTGAGTTGATTGgttggctggttggttggttggtttgttggttGATTTCTTGTACTAGAAAGGAGGGTATGAAAAAGCTAGTCCCTTGGATTGTAGCTCATACAGTGATTTATGAAtgacaaaaacatgaaaatagcattttttatgGTATAAAATGGTGTATTTTCCATTCTAATATCCCACCTATTCTGATCAAGTGTTTTGGAGGCTTTCAATGGTGGAGTTATGCAAAATTTTATGTAGTCAGTTTAGCCCATcagtggttaaaataaaaattgattactCTGGCTTTTCCATTAAGCTCCCCACCCTTTGATTATCCCATTACTTACCAACACTTTGACCAAAGATTAcaggaaaaataatgtttctgCTAATCGGTTTTACAAGGTATGGTGTTAGAAAAAATGAAGGTAAGTGTGAAGTTGTTGGTGTATAATGGAGAGTGTTTTGAACTGTTATTCGCCCTAAGCAGTCATGGTCCATTTTTCATAAAGAAGGACAGGAAGCATAGATTTCAGGACCCTGGTTTCTAGTTTGACTCTGTGAACCTGGACTCCGTTCCTGACTAGCAGAGAAACGAGTTTATTTATACTTCATAAATAACAGTCTGGAAATTACCTAGTAAGCACCTAATTCAGTGAAAGTGGAAAACAAATGTCTTTCAAGTTCAACATTGATTGGAAAACTGGGCAAATTTAGAATATGGATGCTCAAACCTCCTTTTTATGCTTTCCTTCAAAACCACCAACAAGGGACTAGTAACTGAAGTCCAAATCTCATCCTTATTTGCCTTTCAAATTTCTTTATCTTCCATTCCTGATGATTATAACTGGTGACTTCCAATAGATAAGGCAAGAGGTCTGAATTTAATAAGAAAActcaatattgaaaaaaaaaagaaagaaagaaaactcaatatTGAAACTATCATTTCTAAGACTCTTAGTGCTGTCCATTATTCATTCAAGATTACTCTGTTGTTTAAACACATAAATTGGAACTTTTTGTTCAGTTCTTAAAAAACTCTTGAAAAGTACATGCCTAAtgaaggggggttggggggtagggaagaaaaaaatgaaataagacaggatcaggagggagacaaaccataagagactcttaatctcacaaaacaaactgagggttgccagggcaAGAGGGGTATGGAAAGGGTGGtcaggttatggacattggggagagtatgtgctatggtaagtgctgtgaaatgagtaagcctggcgattcacagatctgtaccccagGGGCTAATAACTcactatatattaataaaaagaaagaaacaaagaaacaaagaaattttttaaaagtatatgcttatccaaatatttgaaaatgtcctcttcctttcagaaaataaaattaattctactagataaaacaaaattaattctaCTAGATAAAATTTTACTAGATAAAAGTGCAGATAAGACCCTATTCAATCTCAGAACCCTTTGTTTTTAACACCCAAAATTACTTACTAATTGAACTAAAACTTTGTATTGAAAacatcatttcctttattttaacttGGTAGTATCTGAATATGAAAAGTAAAACAGTTCATTTTTTGTAGCATGtgtaaaaaacatgaaaataaacactTGCAATTGGAGATAATTGAAACTAATATCCTCACTTATCCTTTAGAGGAAGATATTTGATATGGTtggtcttttctgtatttttaaggtGTCGCCCAACTGTTAgagtgatatttttttttaaaaaaaatctttaaaggaaaatttaagaaCAGCCTTGAGTCTTGAATATAGTGATGTCTATAACAATTAATTCAGTTGATTAGACTATTCTGAAAATCCCATGTCCTGGAGAAAGTTTTATATCCATGAGTAAGTCAACTAATTTCATTCTGTTGTCAAAGGTTTAACCCATCCTCACATCAGCTGTCCtcaaaatatttgtctttatttttctaaacaagGTAAGCTGAGTAAGAGAAAGTGGATGACTTTGTACATTGAAGACCCATAATTGACATTaggaaaacaaaccagaatcatAAAATGTCTTCTTAAGGatcaaagaaatcaaaaaagaaagaaacttgtccAGTTGTACCACTGATATAGGAAATTCTTGACTGCATTGGATCCCAGCAAAAGAACACTAAGATTTAGAACCACAGTCAATTCAAAATAAGgtaagaggggcacctgcatggctctattgttaagcatctgccatcagctcaggtcatgatcttagagtcctgggatggagcctagtggggagcctgattctccctctcctccctgctcatgctctctctctctctttcttgaataaataaataaaaatctttaaaagaaaaaaaaaagatttattcccACATGGGTCTCAAAATATCTCATATTTTCCTGTAGAGTTTGAGGTCCCTTCTCAACAAAGTCCTTGAGACATTTAGGAAGCAAAGAAACTTTGTGTTACACTCATGTCTTTCTTCTTCGTAGGTTTAAGACCCATGAACTGGTCAGCAGCACACATTCACATAGTAACTGAGTTTGTTCTTCTGGGATTCCCTGGTTGCTGGGAGATACAGATTTtcctcttcttgttctttttgttggtTTATGTCTTGACTTTGCTGGGGAATGGAACCATCATCTGTGCCGTGAGATGGGACCCAAGACTACATACCCCAATGTACTTTCTGCTGGGAAATTTTGCCTTCCTTGAGATCTGGTATGCTTCTTCCACTGTTCCTAACATGCTAGTTAACATTCTCTCCAAAACCAAGGCCATCTCATTTTCTGGATGCTTCCTccagttctattttttcttttccctgggcACAACTGAATGTCTCTTCCTGGCAGTAATGGCTTATGATCGGTACCTGGCCATCTGCCACCCACTGCACTACCCCACAATTATGACTGGGAAACTCTGTAGAATTCTGGTGTCTCTCTGCTGGCTTACTGGATTCCTTGGTTACCCAATACCCATTTTCTTCATCTCCCAACTCCCCTTCTGTAGATCCAATATCATTGATCACTTCCTGTGCGACATGGACCCACTGATGGCTCTGTCTTGTGCTCCAGCTCCCATTACTGAATTTGTCTTTTATACTCAGAGctcctttgttctcttttttactATTATGTACATTCTTCGATCCTATATCCTATTGCTCAGAACTGTTTTTCAGGTCCCTTCTGCAGCTGGCCGGAGAAAGGCCTTTTCCACCTGTGGTTCTCACTTAGCTGTGGTGTCACTTTTTTATGGGACAGTCATGGTAATGTATGTGAGTCCTACATATGGCATCCCATCTTTGATGCAGAAGATTCTCACACTGGTATATTCAGTAATGACTCCTCTCTTTAATCCCCTCATCTATAGTCTTCGCAATAAGGACATGAAACTTGCCCTGAGAAACATCCTGTTTAGAAGGAAAATTAGTCAAAACTCTTGAGCCAAAAATGTCCACACTTCTAAATTCTAATGATGAGTAAGTTGAAAATGTGTAagttttttaatggaattttagTTCTTACTCGGAGTAattaaaagcttttctttttcccccagaagTATGCTCAGTTTAGAAACCAATGTGGACTACTAAAACCTAAATTCACTGCAACATCAACATGCAGTGTAATTTTTCTAAAGTTCTAAATAGTGGAACTACTATACTATAGAAGTCAAACTTTCCTGAAAATTTTGCCTTCAGATTTAGGACAAGTCTAATGATTTTTACCAAATAGTTAAAGGTGCAATGACTTTTGTAACAACTTTGTTTAGGTGTAATTGATATAGAAAAGGACTGCACGTGTTTAATGTACATTAAAAGGGCAGTAGATTTTAACTAGGCATGAGACCTTTCTATAAGTTTTAACAGACACTCCTTTCTTACCCCTAGCCTAACAATCTTATCTAAACAATCTTATCCCTGTATTAAAAGAGAGGAGACTgtacagtctgaggggtttgaagtggtgggggggtgggaggttggggtaccaggtggtgggtattatagagggcacggcttgcatggagcactgcgtgtggtgaaaaaataatgaatactgtttttctgaaaataaataaattggaaaaaaaataaaaataaaagagaggagaaaaaaactcTCTTGGCCAGTAGGAACTCTTCCAACAAATTTTCTTAGATGTATAGTTCCTCTGTGGTACGTTTGAGATAAAACTTGGATACATGCTAAAAAATCATTTGTTGATGTTTCTCTTAACAGATCGATTATTACACATAccttattgaagcattatttacttAGTCACATGTATTTCCCCCTGAGAGAGCTCCTTGAGAACAGGAATTGCCATTTTCCTTTCCAGATTCCCAACACACAGTGACAGAAAAGAAAGCAGCCCCTGGAACTAGGGAAGTGGTCTGGCAATTATCACGTAAGTCTTGGTGTGGCCAGGAACCTGCCTAGCACTGTCAGCCAGGCCATGGTGTATAAACATGTTGAACATAAACAATTACACAGAATGGCACCCACAGACCAGGCCACTATGTGAACATGATGGATCAAGACAAAAAAAGACCACTCCACAATCACGTCTGAGCAAGTACAGTCCCAACTATAAAAAATGATCAAACATCCCCTTCTTTAGGCTAATATTAGTGGCTGCTGTCTCTTTACCAAGTAAAGCTTTAACCCAGCTGCCTTTAGATAAAAATTAAGATACCCAATCATagacttttctttcactttctgacGACATCCAGAGAAAATCCctatttctttaaattctccGCAGTGTCAACTAACAGAAGCCCAAATCATATAATAAATCCCTTCTAACAccttccttttgttgtttttttttttaaagattttttttttattttatttatttgagagagagagagacagtgagagagagaatgagcgaggagaaggtcagagagcgaagcagactccccatggagctgggagcctgatgtgggactcgatcccgggactccaggattacgccctgagccggaggcagtcgtccaaccaactgcgccacccaggcgtccctaacacCTTCCTTTTGGATGCCCCATGTTCCTCATGACATATGTTCTTCCTTACTGCAAAAAGCCAATAAACTTATCTTTGTTCAACTACAGGTGTGTTCCTGATGGTCTGTGAATGAGTAGGAATCAACAGTACTATGATGCCTAGCATAGAGTAAGAACTCAAAATGTTTGCTTAATActtttatctcaatttttttttacttatgaaAATAATAGGTAGTTGTAAAAAGGCCAGCaatgaagaaatgtataaaatggtGGATTTCTCATCTTCACTCTCATCCTCACCAGTCCTTCACTCTATTCCTCAAAGTCAACATTCTCAATTCCTCTGTCCAACATTCAACACACTTCATAGTATGGCTACACCGAacctactttgttttcttttccttcccaaatGAACCCTCAGCTCTAGTGGGGCTCATCATCTAACTATTCATTCTCTACCATCTCCACAACTATTGCCTAGGCTGCTCTTTAAACCTGAGAAGCCTTACTTTGTCTTCTTCTATGAAACCTGACACTTAGATTCTTAGGgtcttatttcattaaaaaaaagtatatgacttGTATCTTGAAAATAATAccttaaagattaaatgagacaatttaTATAGGGCCAGACATAATAAAAGACACATAGGAGGTCCTCAGCACATGTTTGTCCCCCCCACTATCATTTAAATCCAACCATGGATAATTGGCTGGTTATTCTATCAGATTTTCACTATGCTTATGAAAACTTCTGTTGccaaataatatacatataaataataatatagttAATGCTTAAAGTTCAAACTCTAGAGTCAGAGTTTCCATATCCTGCCTTATCtgctagctatgtgaccttgggcaagcagCTTAAATGCCACAATTTCAGCTACTTCACCTATAAAAtaggatgataataataacagctaTCTCATAGGATTATTATgagtcaatattttttttaaatgagtcaaTACTTTTAAAGCTCTTAGTATTGTGCCTGGTTAacagaattcaataaatatttttaaatcaataaaatataacaGTATCTTTTAAAGTCAGTACATATAATTTTACCTCATTCTAATAGAAACGGTGTGTTCCATTATATGAACATATCATAATTTGTTTATCAATTACTCACTTAAGATACTTTATTGTAGTCAATATTGTATAATTAAAACAATGCTGCAACTAATGTCCTGAAATATAAGACTTTATATAGTCATATCAGTATTCCACAAATTAGAGAaaggatgggcacctgggtggctcagagggttaaggcctctgccttcagcttgggtcatgatctcagggtcctgggattgagccccgcatcaggctctctgctgggtggggagcccacttccccttctctttctgcctgcctctctgcatacttgtgttctctgtcaaatacataaataaataaataatcttttaaaaaataatgaaataatttttaaaaactagagaaAGGATTTCTGGGATAcaagaaatgtatatttttaattctgaGAAATATTGCTAAATGAGATGTCCCCAAATAGTGTTAacttttcaacaaacagtgctgagACAACTAGATATccagcaaaagaataaaattggaccccCACCTCACACCACATGCAAAAATTAATCCAAAATGAATCAGAGGcataaatataagagctaaaactatgaaactgctagaagaaaatatagatttaaatctctgtgaccttgaattatgcaatttttaaagatataacacaaaaaatacatgcaataaaaggaaaaataaattgacttcatcaaattttttaaaatttgtgcttCAAAGGTTACTATCAAAGTACAAGatcacaaaatgggaaaaaatatatgcagATCTTGTATATGATAAGAGGTCATTATCCAGAATATATCAAGAacacttacaactcaacaataaaaagataaataacttaattttttaaatgcccaaaGATCTGTCTATACATTTCTCCAAAtgagatatacaaatggccaatgagcacattaaaagatgctcaacatcattactcATTAGGGAAAGGTAAATCAAAATCATGATAGGATACCATTTTATACCCACTAGCACAGCTAGAATCAAAAAAGACAGACAACACCAAGTATTGGCCAGAATGTGGAAAGACTGGAATAGTCACACACTGTTGgccaaaatgtaaaatggtacactTGCTTTAGAAAACAATTCATCAGTTTCTCGCATAAATATTGAGttgtcatatgatccagcaatttccaTACATAGGTATAAAAccaagagaatttaaaaacatacttttgcacaaaatgggtaaacaaatgctcatagcagcattatttgtaatagccaaaaaagtaaaacaacCTAAAAGGTCCACCAtctgatgaatggacaaaatgtggtatatacatagaatggaatattttttcagCCATAAAATTATGGctgacatcaaaagaaatgaaatcttgccatttgcgacaacgtggatggaactagagcgtatcatgcttaacgaaataagtcaagcagagaaagacaactatcatatgatctccctgatatgaggaagtggtgatgcaacatgggggcttaagtgggtaggagaagaataaatgaaacaagatgggattgggagggagacaaaccataagtgactcttaatctcacaaaacaaactgagggttgctggggggaggggggttaggagaaggggggtagggtgatggacactggggagggtatgtgttttggtgagtgctgtgaagtgtgtaaacctggcgattcacagacctgtacccctggggataaaaatatattatatgtttataaaaaattaaaaattaaaaaaaagaaattcattaaaaaaattatggctgAAATAAAATATGGTTAAGTATGTTATTTGCTACAACAagaatgaactttgaaaacattatgctaagtaaagcaTGCCAGATACAAAAGGtgacatattgtatgattctattcaTATAAAACGTCCAAAGTAGGCAACTCAGAAAGATTAGTAGTTATAAAGGACTAGGCAGGGGAGAGAATGGGGAATGATTGGTAATGGGCACCCAGTTTGGGGCAGAATGGTGAAGATATTCTACCATCAGATAGCGGTGATAGTTGCACAAccttgtgaatgtactaaaaactACCTACACTTTAAAAAGGTGAACTTTAGGCAATGTGAAGTATATCTCACTAAAAAACTTGTGTTAACATTCTCATTTTCCCATAGCATTCTCAGCACTGGATCTTACCACACTTTCTCATTTGTTTGCCAATGAAAGGTGAGGTAGATACTGTGTTAATTTTCCTTATTTGAATTGGACATTAAGTACTATAAGAACTTAGAGAAATGAGATACCAGTAAATGCTGTAAACAAATGTATTGAAAGGAGGATGTTGTGGTTAATCCGTGGCTTGAAgataggaagaagagagaaacaatATATATTTGTAGATACTACCCCCTCCAGGAGATGGAGCTTCACTCTTTTTCCCAAAAGGTGGTCTAGACTTAGTGACTTGATTCCAAGGAATAtaagagaaatgggaaaataataacTTTACAATGGAGAAACCTAGCAAACACAACACTGACCACATGATAAAGGTTAACATCATGAGAGTTGTCATGTGGATATAATGTCTCCAGATATGATATGACAAGGAGGATATTTCACCTCTGTGGTATCTTTCCCTAAGACCCATAATCACAGTCTAACCgtgaggaaaaaaatatcaaaccCAGACTGGGGTCCAGAAACCATATTCaatactcctcaaaactgtcaaggccatgaaaaacaaggaaagacttTGAAACTGTGACAGTCCCAAAGGAGACAGcataactaaatgtaatgtggtaccCTGAATTGGATCCTGGAATAAAGAAAGGGCATTCAGAGATAATTGATGAAGTCCAAATAATGGATGTCTGTTATTAATAATATACCAATGTTGGCTTATTAGTTTTACCAAATGTAAcatataagatgttaataatgggGGAAATTGGGTGACTAATATGGAATTTTACgtattctttttagtttttattttattttattttgagagagaaagagcatgggggggcagaaaaagagggagggaaaatcccaagcaggctccacccttAGCGCAGAGCCCCCACACAGCATTCcatgccaggcttgatctcactgcctgagatcatgatgccagctgaaatcaagagtcagatgcttgactgagccacgTGGGCAGTCATTATTATCTTTTAAACttgtataaatataaaaggaTAGCAAAATAAAcagtttcttactttttaaatggcTTATCTGATACTTTTACCACCTGAATAATCTCATATAAAATGCCAAGGTCCACATGAAAATATACTGATGTACTGACAGGCTTTCAAAATGAAAGCCGCAACTTCGGAAAACAGGAAGCTTAAGACTAGTTCATTTGTAACATTTAGTAAGTTTTATTACTTGAATCCTGAAGAATATTTATTAAGATGAGTACAACAACCTCAATTCACACttgaggaaaattttaaacattttctaaaatacttaATAGGAGAAATTTGATTAGATGTTACTACAATGTTAAAAGACCTTGtgaagaaaattttaacattACATTATCAATGACAGAAAAGGATGAGCTGAgagatttaaagaataattatatcAGGGCTcctttgagttcaagccccacactgggtgtataGATTACTaaacagatacatacatacatatataaacaaacttcaaaaaaaaaatagaatgatcaCACCCTGAAGCATGATCCAACGAAGGTGGATTTTCCAAATTCTGTTAAATagccagaaaggagaaaaagcaataGATACCTTCTGCCATTTGCTACCATGTATTCATGCAAAGCAATTTTCTCATCAATGATGGATACCTAGAATTTGGAGAGTTTTAATActtaatatgttttaatatattataaactgtaatcatattatataatttttattatataatttttttccttaggacATAAGAAATATAATGAATTTTTTCACCAAAATTTATAGAACTGACTTTAAATCCCTTCAAGTTTATTCCAGTATGTCAC
Coding sequences within:
- the LOC122893396 gene encoding olfactory receptor 11H4; amino-acid sequence: MSFFFVGLRPMNWSAAHIHIVTEFVLLGFPGCWEIQIFLFLFFLLVYVLTLLGNGTIICAVRWDPRLHTPMYFLLGNFAFLEIWYASSTVPNMLVNILSKTKAISFSGCFLQFYFFFSLGTTECLFLAVMAYDRYLAICHPLHYPTIMTGKLCRILVSLCWLTGFLGYPIPIFFISQLPFCRSNIIDHFLCDMDPLMALSCAPAPITEFVFYTQSSFVLFFTIMYILRSYILLLRTVFQVPSAAGRRKAFSTCGSHLAVVSLFYGTVMVMYVSPTYGIPSLMQKILTLVYSVMTPLFNPLIYSLRNKDMKLALRNILFRRKISQNS